In Lysobacter firmicutimachus, one genomic interval encodes:
- a CDS encoding TonB-dependent receptor, translating to MKMKLLDYTLISLLAGATPLAVAQESGQAATQAEQGAAEAVKCTEAACSGEDGLLFKLRTRSYSKPVTEGTNKQSSSEALQPDRRVSVALEQPGKAVAIGKWSVSLPNGGVIWATEDPTLGRPEMNVSATSLVSFDGTRILKPVRFYAYNNYSSFIQRAEVLIYRATDTDLVDPLAKVELPVAAVSDVEWDGALPAGYAARAGDELLYLVRAYGADGSVDETYPQRMQLVRPEEAERGLQTLRNAMERKDGTALGIDEAQRRSLTESTFGSSTLRQQNIGIYGSRIRIQGRNIPENYAVTINGRSFPVDLERKLVAEYLEPIGRHRYDLKLKGEGGQIEHTLDIDVSGRYMFAVAIADLTASKGSTSGSVEPLAGDEHFDKDLVVDGRLAFYLKGKIKGKYLVTAQADTREREVEQLFNGFWKADPQNIFRRLDPDLYYPVYGDDSTTYRDVDTMGRLYVRVDWDKSQALWGNYDTGITGTEFGQYSRSLYGGALNWRSRRSTALGEPGSELRLFGSEAQTAPGHSEFLGTGGSLYYLKHTDVLPGSDKVVLEVRDATTGRVENRIDLVRGADYEIDEMQGRLLLTRPLAQVTRENIPTLTRDAPLDGFSQVLLVDYEFVPNGFDADSVTAGFRGKHWFGDHVALGGTYIDENRAGEDYTLKGADLTLQAGRGTYLKLEHSQTEATSAPIFYSDNGGLSFSEINSGLGAREGSASAVEARANFKELGWTQLDWSAGAWWRQVDAGYSISRYDIGQKVEERGFEVLGQFSPTFNIYGRYSRATRGEDALTQAQLTGEWRITDATTWAAEIRRVEEDRNGLDAAGVLGALQYKHRFGSSFDLYGTAQVTLDDDGGRYRDNDAFTLGGKYVFGNLSSVGAELTTGDRGDAAQVNAEYRIQPDHTVYGSYTYSTDRTDYDPLFNNRLNSGWTLGQRWRLSNQVNMFNESQFLKAPNESGLAHTFGMDFYPSQGWNIGFTLQSATLDKAIGEVDRRAVSVSGGHTSNDTQWQSKLEWREDRGAEQREQWVTTNHITHKFNESFRVAGRFNYSKTTDELNPQAGAKFIEGNVGFAWRPWNTTKYALLGKYTYLYDVSALPQIGDNVAFYDQKTQVLSLEGIYNPNHHWEFAGKLARREGEVRYGRLTGQWADSATTFAAVQTRYEFAETWHALAEYRWLDVKDGGTRRGFLVGVDRDIGRNFRVGVGYNFTEFSDDLTNFDYDHKGWFLNLVGTY from the coding sequence ATGAAGATGAAACTGCTGGACTACACCCTGATCAGCCTGCTGGCGGGGGCGACCCCGCTCGCAGTCGCGCAGGAGTCCGGGCAAGCCGCCACTCAGGCCGAGCAAGGCGCCGCCGAAGCGGTGAAGTGCACCGAGGCGGCCTGCAGCGGCGAAGACGGCCTGCTGTTCAAGCTGCGCACGCGCAGCTACAGCAAGCCGGTGACCGAGGGCACCAACAAGCAGTCCTCGTCCGAGGCGCTGCAGCCGGACCGCCGGGTGTCGGTGGCGCTGGAGCAGCCGGGCAAGGCGGTGGCGATCGGCAAGTGGTCGGTCAGCCTGCCCAACGGCGGGGTGATCTGGGCGACCGAGGACCCCACCCTCGGCCGTCCGGAGATGAACGTCAGCGCGACCAGCCTGGTCTCGTTCGACGGCACCCGGATCCTCAAGCCGGTGCGCTTCTACGCCTACAACAACTACTCCTCGTTCATCCAGCGCGCGGAAGTGCTGATCTACCGCGCCACCGACACCGACCTGGTCGATCCGCTGGCCAAGGTCGAGCTGCCGGTCGCCGCGGTCAGCGACGTGGAATGGGACGGTGCCCTGCCGGCCGGCTACGCCGCCCGCGCCGGCGACGAATTGCTGTACCTGGTGCGCGCCTACGGCGCCGACGGCAGCGTCGACGAGACCTACCCGCAGCGCATGCAGCTGGTGCGCCCGGAAGAGGCCGAGCGCGGCCTGCAGACCTTGCGCAACGCGATGGAGCGCAAGGACGGCACCGCGCTGGGCATCGACGAGGCGCAGCGCCGCAGCCTGACCGAATCGACCTTCGGCAGCAGCACCCTGCGTCAGCAGAACATCGGCATCTACGGCTCGCGCATTCGCATCCAGGGCCGCAACATCCCCGAGAACTACGCGGTCACCATCAACGGCCGCAGCTTCCCGGTCGACCTGGAGCGCAAGCTGGTCGCCGAGTACCTGGAGCCGATCGGCCGCCACCGATACGACCTGAAGCTCAAGGGCGAGGGCGGCCAGATCGAGCACACGCTCGACATCGACGTCAGCGGCCGCTACATGTTCGCCGTCGCGATCGCCGACCTGACCGCGTCCAAGGGCAGCACCTCCGGCTCGGTCGAACCGCTGGCCGGCGACGAGCACTTCGACAAGGACCTGGTGGTCGACGGCCGCCTGGCGTTCTATCTGAAGGGCAAGATCAAGGGCAAGTACCTGGTCACCGCCCAGGCCGACACCCGCGAGCGCGAAGTCGAGCAGCTGTTCAACGGCTTCTGGAAGGCCGATCCGCAGAACATCTTCCGCCGCCTGGACCCGGACCTGTACTACCCGGTCTACGGCGACGATTCGACCACCTACCGCGACGTCGACACCATGGGCCGGCTGTACGTCCGGGTCGACTGGGACAAGAGCCAGGCGTTGTGGGGCAACTACGACACCGGCATCACCGGCACCGAGTTCGGCCAGTACAGCCGCTCGCTGTACGGCGGCGCGCTGAACTGGCGCAGCCGCCGCAGCACCGCGCTCGGCGAGCCGGGCAGCGAGCTGCGCCTGTTCGGTTCCGAAGCGCAGACCGCGCCCGGCCACAGCGAGTTCCTCGGCACCGGCGGCAGCCTGTACTACCTCAAGCACACCGACGTGCTGCCGGGGTCGGACAAGGTCGTGCTGGAAGTGCGCGACGCCACCACCGGCCGGGTCGAGAACCGCATCGACCTGGTCCGCGGCGCCGACTACGAGATCGACGAGATGCAGGGCCGCCTGCTGCTGACCCGTCCGCTGGCGCAGGTGACCCGCGAGAACATCCCGACCCTGACCCGCGACGCGCCGCTGGACGGCTTCAGCCAGGTGCTGCTGGTCGATTACGAATTCGTGCCCAACGGCTTCGACGCCGACTCGGTGACCGCCGGCTTCCGCGGCAAGCACTGGTTCGGCGACCACGTCGCGCTGGGCGGCACCTACATCGACGAGAACCGCGCCGGCGAGGACTACACCCTCAAGGGCGCCGACCTGACCCTGCAGGCCGGCCGCGGCACCTACCTCAAGCTCGAGCACAGCCAGACCGAAGCCACCAGCGCGCCGATCTTCTACTCCGACAACGGCGGCCTGAGCTTCAGCGAGATCAACTCCGGCCTGGGCGCCCGCGAGGGCAGCGCCAGCGCGGTGGAAGCGCGCGCCAACTTCAAGGAACTGGGCTGGACCCAGCTGGACTGGTCGGCCGGCGCCTGGTGGCGCCAGGTCGACGCCGGCTACTCGATCTCGCGCTACGACATCGGCCAGAAGGTCGAGGAACGCGGTTTCGAAGTGCTGGGCCAGTTCAGCCCGACCTTCAACATCTACGGCCGCTACAGCCGCGCGACCCGCGGCGAGGACGCGCTGACCCAGGCCCAGCTGACCGGCGAATGGCGCATCACCGACGCCACCACCTGGGCGGCGGAAATCCGCCGGGTCGAGGAAGACCGCAACGGCCTGGACGCCGCCGGCGTGCTCGGCGCGTTGCAGTACAAGCACCGCTTCGGCAGCAGCTTCGACCTGTACGGCACCGCCCAGGTCACCCTGGACGACGACGGCGGCCGCTACCGCGACAACGACGCCTTCACCCTCGGCGGCAAGTACGTGTTCGGCAACCTGTCCAGCGTCGGCGCCGAACTGACCACCGGCGACCGCGGCGACGCGGCCCAGGTCAACGCCGAGTACCGCATCCAGCCCGACCACACCGTCTACGGCAGCTACACCTACTCGACCGACCGCACCGACTACGACCCGCTGTTCAACAACCGCCTGAACTCCGGCTGGACCCTGGGCCAGCGCTGGCGCCTGTCGAACCAGGTCAACATGTTCAACGAAAGCCAGTTCCTGAAGGCGCCGAACGAGTCCGGCCTGGCGCATACCTTCGGCATGGATTTCTATCCCAGCCAGGGCTGGAACATCGGCTTCACCCTGCAGAGCGCGACCCTGGACAAGGCGATCGGCGAAGTCGACCGGCGCGCGGTCAGCGTCAGCGGCGGCCACACCTCCAACGACACCCAGTGGCAGAGCAAGCTGGAGTGGCGCGAGGACCGCGGCGCCGAGCAGCGCGAGCAGTGGGTGACCACCAACCACATCACCCACAAGTTCAACGAGAGCTTCCGCGTCGCCGGCCGCTTCAACTACTCCAAGACCACCGACGAGCTGAACCCGCAGGCCGGGGCCAAGTTCATCGAAGGCAACGTCGGCTTCGCCTGGCGGCCGTGGAACACGACCAAGTACGCGCTGCTGGGCAAGTACACGTACCTGTACGACGTGTCGGCGCTGCCGCAGATCGGCGACAACGTGGCCTTCTACGACCAGAAGACCCAGGTGCTGTCGCTGGAGGGCATCTACAACCCGAACCACCACTGGGAGTTCGCCGGCAAGCTGGCGCGCCGCGAAGGCGAGGTGCGCTACGGCCGCCTGACCGGGCAGTGGGCCGATTCGGCCACGACCTTCGCCGCGGTGCAGACCCGCTACGAGTTCGCCGAAACCTGGCACGCGCTGGCCGAGTACCGCTGGCTCGACGTCAAGGACGGCGGCACCCGCCGCGGCTTCCTGGTCGGCGTCGACCGCGACATCGGCCGCAACTTCCGCGTCGGCGTCGGCTACAACTTCACCGAGTTCAGCGACGACCTGACCAACTTCGACTACGACCACAAGGGCTGGTTCTTGAACCTGGTGGGGACGTACTGA
- a CDS encoding prealbumin-like fold domain-containing protein — MTVDYDLRCGSISTDGVSVTVANDATFTDFPTYDQRDVTLQNTCAANQVVGRGGGYDRDYLAQGTWTSSVTHVCYALVLDANDWVKRSGTASATQLIGNNEAYAVHTLRGPFCADTIDTVKVGYLGRLGGEGIDGVQQRCGQFIQARFSAALNFVDFAWSTALGGAGWNAQLTHTSGNMAVRTPRPAGVNDLTQFEGANELYVIPGAGYSATPIAPAGIAANTYAVTTPCTNATRTDEQDLACPLVVTGLPDIAVALTTPTPAYSNYGQLQNIVLTATNVGPGATDGDDGFTVVATLPAGWTAGALPANCTANGANTVVTCALNPTPLTGSAAPGGNGGTIGFTIPVTVNSPTLSGAYTANAALGRSVPDGDADATNNDYNTANDTTSGPLVFQKQPILRLRKALPLGRFVAADQFQLDIAGTGGPVSATTTGSGTTASGEALLNGSIGAAYTLSEAGAAGANLANYASAYSCSNALAGGQAPSGSGASFNLTAVAGDDLTCTFSNTRTPLADLAITKTNTPVSGPSDQSNDTLNRGAATTYTIVVTNNGPDTVNGAVLSDPAGNRSGLSCTAPPVCTGTACPAGLTLAQLESGVALGALANGASVTVTLSCSVN, encoded by the coding sequence ATGACCGTCGACTACGATCTGCGCTGCGGGAGCATCAGCACCGACGGCGTGAGCGTCACGGTCGCCAACGACGCCACGTTTACCGATTTCCCGACCTACGACCAACGAGACGTCACGTTGCAGAACACCTGCGCCGCGAACCAGGTCGTCGGTCGGGGCGGCGGTTACGATCGAGATTACCTCGCCCAAGGAACCTGGACCAGTTCCGTCACCCACGTGTGCTATGCCCTGGTCTTGGACGCCAACGATTGGGTCAAGCGCTCCGGCACCGCCTCCGCGACGCAACTCATCGGCAACAACGAGGCCTACGCGGTGCATACGCTTCGCGGCCCGTTCTGCGCCGATACCATCGATACCGTGAAAGTCGGCTATTTGGGGCGTTTGGGCGGCGAGGGCATCGACGGTGTCCAGCAGCGTTGCGGGCAGTTCATCCAGGCGCGCTTTTCCGCTGCGCTGAACTTCGTCGATTTCGCCTGGAGCACGGCCCTCGGCGGCGCCGGCTGGAACGCGCAGCTGACCCACACCAGCGGCAACATGGCGGTACGCACGCCGCGGCCGGCGGGGGTCAACGACCTCACGCAGTTCGAAGGCGCGAACGAGCTCTACGTGATCCCCGGCGCCGGCTATTCGGCCACCCCGATCGCGCCGGCCGGCATCGCCGCCAACACCTATGCGGTGACCACTCCCTGCACCAACGCCACCCGCACCGACGAACAGGACCTGGCCTGCCCGCTGGTGGTGACCGGCCTGCCCGACATCGCGGTCGCGCTGACCACGCCGACGCCGGCCTACAGCAACTACGGCCAGTTGCAGAACATCGTGCTGACCGCGACCAACGTCGGGCCCGGCGCCACCGATGGCGACGATGGCTTCACCGTGGTCGCGACCCTGCCGGCAGGCTGGACGGCCGGTGCGCTGCCGGCCAACTGCACTGCCAACGGCGCCAACACGGTCGTGACCTGCGCGCTCAACCCGACCCCGCTGACCGGCTCGGCCGCGCCCGGCGGCAACGGCGGCACGATCGGCTTCACCATTCCGGTGACGGTCAATTCGCCCACGCTCAGCGGCGCTTACACCGCCAATGCCGCGTTGGGCCGCAGCGTGCCCGATGGCGACGCAGATGCGACCAACAACGATTACAACACTGCCAACGACACCACCAGCGGGCCGTTGGTGTTCCAGAAGCAGCCGATCCTGCGCCTGCGCAAGGCGCTGCCGCTGGGACGGTTCGTCGCCGCGGATCAGTTCCAACTGGATATCGCCGGCACCGGCGGACCGGTCAGCGCCACCACCACCGGCAGCGGCACCACCGCCAGCGGCGAAGCGCTGCTCAACGGCAGCATCGGCGCGGCCTACACCCTGTCCGAGGCCGGCGCGGCCGGCGCCAACCTCGCCAACTACGCCAGCGCCTACAGCTGCAGCAACGCCCTGGCCGGTGGCCAGGCCCCGAGCGGCAGCGGCGCCAGTTTCAATCTCACCGCAGTGGCCGGCGACGATCTCACCTGCACCTTCAGCAATACCCGCACGCCCTTGGCCGATCTGGCGATCACCAAGACCAATACGCCGGTATCGGGGCCGTCCGATCAGAGCAACGACACGCTCAATCGTGGCGCGGCGACGACCTACACCATCGTGGTGACCAACAACGGGCCCGATACGGTGAACGGCGCGGTGCTCAGCGATCCGGCCGGCAATCGCAGCGGCTTGAGCTGCACCGCGCCGCCGGTCTGCACCGGTACCGCCTGTCCGGCGGGATTGACCTTGGCCCAGTTGGAAAGCGGCGTGGCGCTGGGCGCCCTGGCGAACGGCGCGTCGGTGACGGTGACGCTGAGCTGCAGCGTCAACTGA
- a CDS encoding HAD family hydrolase: MLQLVGFDGDDTLWHSEGYYQEAAVEFERILSAWVDIGNAAIRQRLYAVERNNLALFGYGVKGMALSMIEAAIDITQSRISAADIHRIVALAKDLLDHPVELLPGIREAVEAVAREHRIVLITKGDLFHQEKKVALSGLADLFHRIEIVSEKDEASYSRVLAEFGVAPQGFAMVGNSLRSDIEPVVALGGWGVHMPYHVTWAHEMEHGMSGEHPRLQTVSGAAAIAEAIARFDRGA, encoded by the coding sequence ATGTTGCAACTGGTGGGCTTCGACGGCGACGACACGCTTTGGCACAGCGAGGGGTACTACCAGGAGGCGGCGGTCGAGTTCGAACGCATCCTCTCGGCCTGGGTCGACATCGGCAACGCCGCCATCCGCCAGCGCCTGTACGCGGTGGAGCGCAACAATCTCGCTTTGTTCGGCTACGGCGTCAAAGGCATGGCCTTGTCGATGATCGAGGCGGCGATCGACATCACCCAGTCGCGGATCAGCGCGGCCGACATCCACCGTATCGTGGCTCTGGCCAAGGACCTGCTCGATCATCCGGTCGAGTTGCTGCCCGGCATCCGCGAGGCGGTGGAGGCGGTGGCGCGCGAGCACCGCATCGTGCTGATCACCAAGGGCGACTTGTTCCATCAGGAGAAGAAGGTCGCGCTCAGCGGCCTGGCCGACCTGTTCCACCGCATCGAGATCGTGTCGGAGAAGGACGAGGCGAGCTATTCGCGGGTCTTGGCCGAGTTCGGCGTGGCCCCGCAGGGGTTCGCGATGGTCGGCAACTCGCTGCGCTCGGACATCGAACCGGTCGTCGCCCTCGGCGGTTGGGGCGTGCACATGCCCTACCACGTGACCTGGGCGCACGAGATGGAACACGGCATGAGCGGCGAGCATCCGCGCCTGCAGACGGTCAGCGGCGCCGCAGCGATCGCCGAAGCGATCGCGCGCTTCGATCGCGGGGCTTAG
- a CDS encoding transposase, translated as MIPDEHEESIYTRLDAKQWAAIEAVLPRTVYTRNTDTEDARRFVEAALWVMATGRFWTELPQAVYGPWRKNYVRSNRWIYRGMWQAVIGALGQDSELSTMISRYVKTQVERHQKLGRRNDFRLDGED; from the coding sequence ATGATTCCCGACGAACACGAAGAATCCATCTACACCCGGCTGGACGCAAAGCAGTGGGCGGCGATCGAAGCCGTGCTGCCGCGTACCGTCTATACCCGCAATACCGACACCGAGGACGCGCGTCGTTTCGTCGAAGCCGCGTTGTGGGTAATGGCGACCGGCCGGTTCTGGACTGAGTTGCCGCAGGCCGTCTACGGTCCCTGGCGCAAGAACTACGTACGCAGCAATCGATGGATTTATCGCGGCATGTGGCAGGCCGTGATCGGCGCGCTGGGTCAGGACAGTGAGCTGTCGACGATGATTTCGCGCTACGTGAAAACCCAGGTCGAACGACACCAGAAACTCGGCCGGCGCAACGATTTCCGCCTCGACGGCGAGGACTGA